One window of the Candidatus Hydrogenedentota bacterium genome contains the following:
- a CDS encoding DNA translocase FtsK, which produces MLAVIGLLLSTEFLFIRLINNLRLFVVWFVKSSLRSVMRVGDWWAARRGHVEEDLRGRPRVRKELPESVPDIDELLDEELAATDECPFDLTPVIATSGYDDDVPEPPHIVRFRGGRSVFVTTPSAESVSNHKVAAEDEDFISDEEEAVDVANADKHSGMVAEIEEEETVSVVEAPPPIQFTALKPKGRQAPMPRRKMDVQEELPPDYVYPKKYTRPPIDLFDPAAPPKMADRTQELVRTSAMLEECLQTFGIEAKVTDVTRGPTITRFELEPAPGIKVSRFLSLADDIALALKAHRVRVEAPIPGKGRVGIEVPNKDREPVVVRELLESRIFTRSKGALNLALGKDIAGDVMVADLASMPHLLVAGATGAGKTVCVKTLLASLLYRRTPDELQMMLIDPKMVELSIFNDIPHLITPVVTDPKKAASALNWLIVEMEERYRLFAHLRVRNIEVYNQSVENGEIEMVGGEGQEEENGESVAAIRKLPYIVCVIDELADLMMLARAEVEDAIARLAQLARAVGIHLIIATQRPSVDVLTGVIKANFPCRVSFQVSSRVDSRCILDEIGAERLIGKGDMLYLPAGQSKPTRIQGAFVCDDEMNRLIAYLKTQAPPQYRDEIANFGKSKESVEDLVDQDDELFDEAIRVVLETGQASISMVQRRLRVGYTRAARLIDMMELKGIVGPHSGSKAREILVSAPPSDEVA; this is translated from the coding sequence ATGCTGGCGGTCATAGGCCTGTTGCTCTCCACGGAATTCTTGTTCATCCGGCTCATCAACAATCTGCGCCTCTTTGTCGTCTGGTTCGTAAAATCCTCGCTTCGCTCGGTTATGCGCGTGGGTGATTGGTGGGCGGCTCGACGTGGGCATGTGGAAGAAGATCTGCGGGGAAGACCTCGTGTGCGCAAAGAACTGCCTGAGTCCGTTCCCGATATCGACGAACTCCTTGATGAGGAATTGGCGGCCACCGATGAGTGTCCGTTTGATTTGACCCCCGTGATCGCCACGTCAGGTTACGACGATGACGTGCCGGAACCTCCCCACATCGTGCGATTCAGGGGAGGCCGCTCGGTATTCGTTACGACGCCTTCCGCAGAAAGCGTATCGAACCACAAGGTTGCCGCTGAAGACGAGGACTTCATTTCGGATGAAGAAGAGGCGGTGGATGTCGCGAATGCCGACAAGCACTCCGGGATGGTAGCGGAAATTGAAGAGGAAGAAACGGTCTCTGTCGTTGAAGCACCGCCACCCATTCAGTTCACGGCCTTGAAGCCAAAGGGCCGCCAAGCGCCCATGCCGCGCCGCAAGATGGACGTTCAAGAAGAGTTGCCGCCGGACTACGTGTATCCCAAGAAATATACGCGGCCTCCCATTGATCTGTTCGATCCTGCCGCGCCACCGAAAATGGCGGACCGCACGCAGGAATTGGTGCGCACCAGCGCAATGCTTGAGGAATGTTTGCAGACTTTCGGCATTGAAGCCAAAGTCACGGATGTAACGCGCGGACCGACCATCACGCGTTTCGAACTTGAACCCGCGCCCGGAATCAAAGTGAGCCGTTTCCTGTCATTGGCGGACGATATTGCGTTGGCATTGAAAGCGCACCGCGTGCGCGTAGAAGCCCCAATCCCCGGTAAGGGCCGCGTAGGCATCGAAGTACCCAACAAGGACCGCGAACCGGTCGTTGTGCGCGAACTCCTTGAATCGCGAATCTTCACGCGAAGCAAAGGCGCATTGAACCTCGCGCTTGGGAAAGACATTGCAGGTGACGTAATGGTCGCGGACCTGGCCTCCATGCCTCACCTGCTCGTGGCAGGCGCGACCGGCGCAGGAAAGACCGTCTGCGTGAAGACCCTGCTTGCAAGCCTGCTCTACAGGCGCACACCCGACGAACTGCAGATGATGCTGATCGATCCCAAGATGGTGGAATTGTCGATCTTCAACGACATCCCACACTTGATCACGCCGGTCGTGACGGATCCGAAAAAAGCAGCCTCCGCATTGAACTGGCTCATCGTCGAGATGGAAGAACGCTACCGACTCTTCGCGCATCTGCGCGTGCGCAATATTGAAGTGTACAACCAGAGCGTCGAAAACGGCGAAATCGAAATGGTCGGAGGCGAGGGCCAAGAAGAAGAGAACGGCGAATCCGTGGCCGCTATCCGAAAACTCCCGTATATCGTGTGCGTTATCGACGAATTGGCCGATTTGATGATGCTGGCCCGTGCCGAAGTGGAAGACGCCATCGCCCGCCTGGCGCAATTGGCCCGAGCAGTGGGTATCCACCTCATTATCGCCACCCAACGCCCGTCCGTAGACGTGTTAACCGGGGTTATTAAGGCCAATTTCCCCTGCCGAGTCTCATTCCAGGTCTCCTCCCGGGTGGATTCCCGGTGCATTTTGGACGAAATCGGGGCCGAACGCTTGATCGGGAAGGGGGATATGTTGTACCTTCCCGCCGGGCAGTCTAAGCCCACCCGTATTCAGGGGGCATTCGTGTGCGACGATGAGATGAATCGCCTCATCGCGTACCTGAAGACCCAGGCTCCGCCGCAGTACCGCGACGAGATCGCCAACTTCGGGAAATCGAAAGAAAGCGTCGAAGACCTGGTGGACCAGGACGACGAACTGTTCGATGAAGCCATACGGGTTGTGTTGGAGACTGGACAGGCCTCAATTTCTATGGTGCAACGGCGCCTGAGAGTCGGGTATACTCGGGCAGCGCGGTTGATCGATATGATGGAACTGAAGGGGATCGTGGGGCCGCACAGCGGAAGCAAAGCTCGGGAAATCCTGGTGAGTGCTCCGCCAAGCGACGAGGTGGCTTAG